From a single Drosophila gunungcola strain Sukarami chromosome 2L unlocalized genomic scaffold, Dgunungcola_SK_2 000008F, whole genome shotgun sequence genomic region:
- the LOC128253443 gene encoding histone-lysine N-methyltransferase 2B-like, with the protein MRGRTENSSATALHGAGRERGGGGDGDRQLRGVLGRGRRGAARDRIIFRRLSRATAGLGRICLGQISPSGKPKEWARILEADGHVDVARAVRGSGGGPDVGGGRGHRLAAPTADAPARSKSAKRLAETAGREKQKATYEEEREAQEPTEVLEKGPWQWPTPPGTSRHEAPPPKLARQTSCPEPRAPPARPTHASWRREITGPSQAIKRRRKRSTPRSNSARIKASACTRDQ; encoded by the exons ATGCGCGGAAGAACAGAGAAttcgtcagcgacggcgctgcaCGGAGCAG GACGCgagcgaggaggaggaggggacgGAGACCGTCAGCTACGAGGTGTCCTCGGACGAGGACGACGCGGCGCGGCGAGGGACCGCATAATCTTCCGCCGGTTGAGCAGGGCAACGGCAGGGCTCGGGCGGATCTGCCTAGGGCAGATATCACCGTCGGGCAAGCCCAAGGAGTGGGCCCGCATCTTGGAAGCGGACGGTCACGTGGACGTGGCCCGCGCCGTACGAGGCAGCGGAGGAGGCCCGGATGTGGGAGGCGGTCGAGGCCATCGATTGGCAGCGCCCACCGCCGATGCACCCGCTCGATCCAAGTCTGCGAAACGCCTCGCGGAGACGGCCGGTCGCGAGAAGCAGAAGGCGACGTACGAGGAGGAGCGCGAGGCCCAGGAGCCCACGGAGGTTCTGGAGAAGGGGCCGTGGCAGTGGCCAACACCGCCGGGGACGTCGCGGCACGAGGCGCCACCCCCGAAACTCGCGCGGCAGACCTCGTGCCCGGAACCGCGTGCCCCACCGGCGAGGCCGACGcacgcgagctggagaagggaaataacgggaccatcacaggctataaaaagacggcgcaagcgcagcacaccccgaagtaatagtgcgagaatcaaagcgagtgcgtgtacgcgagaccagtag